From the genome of Homalodisca vitripennis isolate AUS2020 chromosome 8, UT_GWSS_2.1, whole genome shotgun sequence, one region includes:
- the LOC124368320 gene encoding glutamic acid-rich protein-like — protein sequence MVCGTNDVAKNEANEALTLITETLDRATNTNIILVDLPHRYDLASWSCVNKEVEKTNKRLEELSGKYSNVTLVKSSKAERALHTRQGLHLNFWGKKWLAEVVAKAITAKKDPNHRLCLRDVQPPPPGYTALHLAVKWKKAKLVYHLCKNSDNTQLKDFINCRDNDGNTPLHLAVISRSKDVIVELLKFEELNINAKNFVSQTPLALVWGKNDTDAKLIQEILLASKADPLLIKFVNESEEGSEDEEDDSQEDYLPLTYYEDMAYPSPTVSEDESEDSEDDDDDSHEDHTPDCENVDYPSLIESEDESEEEDSEQDDDSHEDSSPMADYGEVTSYTVVRRRHLQVDVKRD from the exons ATGGTATGCGGCACAAATGATGTGGCAAAAAATGAAGCAAATGAAGCTTTGACTTTAATAACTGAAACCTTGGACAGAGctacaaatacaaatatcattTTAGTAGACCTCCCACACCGTTATGACCTGGCTAGTTGGTCCTGTGTCAACAAAGAAGTTGAAAAGACAAATAAGCGCCTCGAAGAGCTCAGTGGCAAGTACTCCAACGTCACACTAGTGAAATCTAGTAAAGCAGAGAGAGCTTTACACACCCGTCAAGGTCTCCACTTAAATTTTTGGGGAAAGAAGTGGTTAGCTGAAGTAGTAGCAAAAGCCATTACTGCCAAGAAGGATCCTAACCACAGGCTGTGCCTACGAGATGTGCAACCTCCTCCTCCAG GTTATACGGCTCTCCATCTGGCAGTAAAATGGAAGAAAGCCAAGCTTGTTTATCATTTATGCAAGAATTCAGACAACACGCAACTCAAAGACTTCATCAACTGTAGAGACAATGATGGAAACACACCTCTACACCTAGCAGTCATCTCTCGTTCCAAGGATGTCATTGTGGAACTCTTGAAGTTT gaGGAGCTAAACATCAATGCCAAGAACTTTGTAAGTCAAACACCACTAGCGTTGGTGTGGGGAAAGAACGATACGGATGCTAAGCTTATTCAAGAAATACTACTCGCTTCCAAG GCTGATCCATTgctcattaaatttgtaaatgagtcAGAAGAAGGCTCTGAAGATGAAGAGGATGATTCACAAGAAGATTATCTCCCTTTAACATATTATGAAGATATG gctTATCCATCACCCACTGTATCTGAAGATGAGTCAGAAGATTCTGAGGATGACGATGATGACTCACACGAAGATCATACCCCAGACTGTGAAAATGTG GATTATCCATCTCTCATTGAATCTGAAGATGAGTCAGAAGAAGAGGACTCTGAACAAGATGATGACTCACATGAAGATTCTTCCCCTATGGCAGATTATGGAGAAGTG ACCTCTTATACTGTTGTCCGCCGACGCCACCTGCAAGTAGACGTGAAGCGAGATTGA